From Sporocytophaga myxococcoides, one genomic window encodes:
- a CDS encoding sensor histidine kinase: protein MVYTHFRDFAFYLYKNYLDHITVEYSKKIVSDKDHFLRLYYHDLPENDFYCLRTAMEQYLKSIYTGDNIQINKFYEFEEAQVEKFSLRVNVLKSSIIEYLIFYSTDINKISEVIREMNHFYAVQEGLILKDFFALRQQEIEAVKKALDQKATTPAGFDDKSLISTSMERSFIELEAKDNNLKMAYSELDDFINKVYIELKAPVSNIEGLIKEMMLEIASDRGEAEVLIQMLTASLTQIKKTIEFLIQISEIYNTDLIERKQSINFSDVLDEVLDDLYPELSDINLNVEREFQISTVHFPKKQLKSVMLNLLLNSFKFRTPGKNVRIVIKTQIKKGNLLLSFCDNGIGISPKDHKRIFQVFKKAHNIEEGLGGGLYLVKSIMEKNNGKIEVQSEPGCGTIFNLFFKTSPH, encoded by the coding sequence ATGGTTTATACTCATTTCAGAGACTTTGCTTTCTATCTATATAAAAATTACCTGGATCATATAACTGTAGAATATTCCAAAAAAATAGTTTCTGATAAAGATCATTTCCTCAGACTTTATTATCATGACCTACCCGAGAATGACTTTTATTGCCTTCGCACAGCAATGGAACAGTATCTCAAATCCATTTACACCGGTGATAATATTCAAATAAATAAATTTTATGAATTCGAGGAAGCGCAGGTAGAAAAATTCTCATTAAGAGTAAATGTTTTAAAAAGTTCTATTATAGAATACTTAATATTTTATTCAACAGACATTAATAAAATTTCTGAAGTAATAAGAGAGATGAACCATTTCTATGCAGTGCAGGAAGGATTGATATTAAAAGATTTTTTTGCACTTCGTCAGCAGGAAATTGAAGCTGTTAAAAAAGCCCTGGATCAGAAAGCAACTACTCCAGCAGGTTTTGATGATAAAAGTCTGATCAGTACAAGTATGGAAAGGTCCTTCATAGAGCTGGAAGCAAAAGATAATAATCTAAAGATGGCTTATTCGGAACTTGATGACTTCATCAATAAAGTTTATATTGAATTAAAAGCTCCGGTTTCAAATATAGAAGGGTTGATTAAGGAGATGATGTTAGAGATTGCCAGTGACAGAGGGGAAGCAGAGGTGCTTATTCAGATGCTTACTGCATCATTGACCCAGATAAAAAAGACAATTGAATTTCTGATTCAAATTTCTGAAATTTATAATACAGATTTGATTGAACGAAAGCAGTCTATAAATTTTTCTGATGTTCTAGATGAAGTGTTGGATGATTTGTATCCGGAATTATCCGATATCAACCTTAATGTAGAAAGAGAATTTCAAATATCAACAGTACATTTTCCAAAAAAGCAATTGAAATCTGTAATGTTAAATCTTCTTTTAAATTCATTTAAATTCAGAACTCCGGGAAAAAATGTCAGGATTGTAATTAAAACACAAATAAAAAAAGGAAATCTTTTGCTAAGCTTTTGTGATAATGGGATAGGTATAAGCCCTAAAGATCATAAAAGGATTTTTCAGGTCTTCAAAAAAGCTCATAATATTGAAGAGGGGTTGGGAGGCGGACTATATCTTGTAAAAAGTATTATGGAGAAAAATAACGGAAAAATTGAAGTGCAAAGTGAACCGGGATGCGGCACGATTTTTAATTTATTTTTTAAAACATCTCCTCATTGA